AAAACGCCGGATTGGGTTTTCAAGTATAAGAAATATGTCTACGGTGTAACTTTCTTCGCACTCTTTCTGATCATTATCCAATCGGGACTGAGGTGGCAGCTGCCGAAAGTACTTGCAGCTGCATCGACGATACTGGACTATGTAGTGTTTGCGGCCTATCTTTTTGATGCATTGCTGAATTTTTACTACACCTTTCCAAAGAAGCACTATCTGCAGAGGAACTGGCTTGATCTTCTGGTCTTTGTGCCATTTGTTTTGAACATAGTGACACCGCGTGCAGGTGTCGGTATCATTGTCATACGCAATATCGCCGTTATCGTCAAAGCCTTTACGAGAACCAGAAAATTCTCGAGCCTGGTGCGCGGTGTTCGTTTCAACACTACCCAGGTTATTGCGTTGAGTTTCTTGGGAGCGATCCTCGGTGGTACCCTGCTCCTTACCTTTCCCGCGGCCACGACCGATGGACGTGGCGCGACCTTCATAGACGCGCTCTTCACGGCAACCTCGGCCACGTGTGTGACCGGTCTCATCGTTCAAGACACACCAACCTATTTCTCCGGTTTTGGACAGATGGTGATACTGGTTCTAATCCAGCTTGGCGGACTGGGTATCATGTCATATTCGGCCTTTCTTGCCTTGCTCTTCGGTCGGTTTACGCTCGGTCAGAAGGGTATGCTGCAGGATATGATGGATGAGGACAGAAATGTTTTGAGCATGATCATATATGTGTTCAAGATGACCTTCGTGATAGAGTTTGCAGGCGCAGTCGTTCTCTTTCTACGGTGGGTGTTCGTTTTCAAAGACCCTCTCCAATCGATATACATTAGCGTATTTCATTCTGTTTCTGCCTTCTGCAACGCGGGTTTTTCTCTGTTCTCTGACTCGCTGGAAGGTTATATCGGCGACCCGTTGGTCAACTTCATAATCATGGGATTGATAATCTGCGGCGGTATTGGCTTCATAGTAGTTTACGAGATTACGCAAAGGATCAACAAACCGCGACGTTTTCTGTCCACTCACTCAAGATTGGTCCTGACGACATCAGCGTTGCTTGTGATTGCGGGATTCATAGCCTTTTTCTTCTTCGAGTTCGACGGTGCATTTCTGAATTATCCCGTTACTGCCAAGATCTGGGGTGCACTGTTTCAGTCGGTGACGCCCCGAACTGCTGGTTTCAATACTATCCCGATCGCATCACTATCCGCGATATCACTTACTATCATGATGATACTGATGTTCATTGGCGCATCGCCCGGTTCAACCGGTGGTGGGATAAAGACGACTACCTTTGCCATACTACTGTTGTCGCTGAAGAACATACTACAAGGAAAAGCAGATATAGAAGTGTTCAAACGGACTATTCCAAGCACGGTAGTCTATAAGGCGCTTGCCATAGTCGTGGGTACCCTATTGCTCCTTACGTCGGTTTTTCTACTGTTGCTCGCTTTCGAGAACAAACCTTTTCTGCCGCTGCTCTTCGAAGCAGTGAGCGCTTTTGGAACAGTTGGACTGTCTATGGGGATCACACCGGATTTGACAATTATCGGTAAACTGCTTATAATCATATTGATGTATGGCGGCAGATTAGGTCCTCTTACCCTGGGTTTCGCCCTGACGCGCGTGCTGAGGAGAGAGAAGATCGAATACCCCGCAGCAAAGGTCATGATAGGCTAAAGGAGGTAATATGGCGCAATTCGCCGTTATCGGGTTAGGTGCCTTTGGTAGAAAGGTTGCAGTAACCCTTGCGGAAAAAGGCGCAGATGTCATCGCCATCGATAAAAACCGGGATAGTGTTGAGAGCATCAAAGAACAAGTATCAGCAGCGATAGTACTCGACTCGACAGACGAAGATGCGATGAAGGCTGCTGAAATCCAGGACGTCGATGCCGCAGTCGTTGCGCTCGGAGATAATCAAGAAGAAGCCATACTGATCACCGCGATCCTGAAAAAATTGGGCATATCCAGGATTTATGCCCGTGCAATCAATCAACTATATGCGCATGTATTGAAATCGGTCGGCGCGGATACGGTCATTGTCATTGAGGAACAGATGGGTGAAGACCTGGCAAAAAGGTTGCTGTCGCCCGAGATTTATCAACATGTGGTTCTTACCACGGGTCATAGCCTCGTCGAGATCGAAGCCGGACCCGATTTCATTGGTAAGAGCCTCAGGGAATTGGACTTCCGCAAGAACTATGGACTGAATATTATCGCCATACAGCGGAAAGTACCCAAGGTCAATGAAGACGGAAAAATAACACACACAGTTGAGGTGAACGATGTTCCGGGCCCGGATGACAGAATTAAAAAAGGTGATATTCTTGTTGTAGTAGGCGCAGATGAGAATCTTGAGCGGATGAGTATCTCTCAGAAGGAGAAAAAATAATTGCTGTCGAGCAAGGGTAAGATAAGACTCGTTCTCGTGGTCGCAGTTTCTCTTTCACTCGGGACTGCGCTCGTTTCACTGTTGTACATGAATGCGATGATCTCGCGCATCAACCAGATCACACTGAGGGATGCCAAACTCGTTGATCTGGGGCGGGATATTTCAATTAAGATACTCGACGCCCGCAGAGAAGAAAAGAATTTCATAATCTATTTGGATTCGACCTACATCGGACAGGCCTTCAAGCTGATCTCACAGATCGGTTCTAACGTGGAGGATGCAAAAAGGATCGCTCCAGAGCATGCGGGCAAACTGGATTCGATCAGTCTCTTCCTTGAGAATTACAGGAGCGATATCGCGGTCCTTGCAGCAACATTCCAGGAAGACCCGCGGGCTTTATCCATGTTACAGAGACAATTGGTCGACTACGAAGAACAATTGAAGAAGACAGTTAGTCGCAGCTCGAAGGAAGATTCCTTACCCGCCTGGTTGTCCGATCTGAATGTACTGACGCTCGCTGCAACGACAAAACTCTCGACAGAAAAGGCACGTCTGCTCACCGAACTCAGGGAAACGAGCACAGCCGTTCTCAGCCTCTCCGGACAGATTGTGGCGCAGGCACAAACAGATCTTGCCAAGCACAGCGAGGAAGGAGTTCGTTACGGATTCAAGGCACAGCGAAACACCCTGACGATTTTTATTATTACGTTGCTGCTCCTGGCATATTTGATAATATATTTCCCCAGATATGTGTTGCTGCCCTTCCAACGGATAACAAGAACATTAAAAGCAATAAGCAAGGGCGACGCCGGACTCAAACTCGCCGGGATGGAAAAAGGCGGCGAATTCAGTGAATTGTATAAT
The candidate division WOR-3 bacterium genome window above contains:
- a CDS encoding TrkH family potassium uptake protein; protein product: MKWWLTLRTIKTGTKTPDWVFKYKKYVYGVTFFALFLIIIQSGLRWQLPKVLAAASTILDYVVFAAYLFDALLNFYYTFPKKHYLQRNWLDLLVFVPFVLNIVTPRAGVGIIVIRNIAVIVKAFTRTRKFSSLVRGVRFNTTQVIALSFLGAILGGTLLLTFPAATTDGRGATFIDALFTATSATCVTGLIVQDTPTYFSGFGQMVILVLIQLGGLGIMSYSAFLALLFGRFTLGQKGMLQDMMDEDRNVLSMIIYVFKMTFVIEFAGAVVLFLRWVFVFKDPLQSIYISVFHSVSAFCNAGFSLFSDSLEGYIGDPLVNFIIMGLIICGGIGFIVVYEITQRINKPRRFLSTHSRLVLTTSALLVIAGFIAFFFFEFDGAFLNYPVTAKIWGALFQSVTPRTAGFNTIPIASLSAISLTIMMILMFIGASPGSTGGGIKTTTFAILLLSLKNILQGKADIEVFKRTIPSTVVYKALAIVVGTLLLLTSVFLLLLAFENKPFLPLLFEAVSAFGTVGLSMGITPDLTIIGKLLIIILMYGGRLGPLTLGFALTRVLRREKIEYPAAKVMIG
- a CDS encoding TrkA family potassium uptake protein, whose protein sequence is MAQFAVIGLGAFGRKVAVTLAEKGADVIAIDKNRDSVESIKEQVSAAIVLDSTDEDAMKAAEIQDVDAAVVALGDNQEEAILITAILKKLGISRIYARAINQLYAHVLKSVGADTVIVIEEQMGEDLAKRLLSPEIYQHVVLTTGHSLVEIEAGPDFIGKSLRELDFRKNYGLNIIAIQRKVPKVNEDGKITHTVEVNDVPGPDDRIKKGDILVVVGADENLERMSISQKEKK
- a CDS encoding PAS domain S-box protein, which translates into the protein MLSSKGKIRLVLVVAVSLSLGTALVSLLYMNAMISRINQITLRDAKLVDLGRDISIKILDARREEKNFIIYLDSTYIGQAFKLISQIGSNVEDAKRIAPEHAGKLDSISLFLENYRSDIAVLAATFQEDPRALSMLQRQLVDYEEQLKKTVSRSSKEDSLPAWLSDLNVLTLAATTKLSTEKARLLTELRETSTAVLSLSGQIVAQAQTDLAKHSEEGVRYGFKAQRNTLTIFIITLLLLAYLIIYFPRYVLLPFQRITRTLKAISKGDAGLKLAGMEKGGEFSELYNAFQDAIFNLKLYNDLKTERIVELEKQFRSTIEEMKEACLVLSYDLRIVYANSAATNLLGMDEEIIGKNLSELPALWKILESPLTSADSQRRVETSGRIKKSDLRKRNITVISFRSKANDATMRVVIIK